In Halictus rubicundus isolate RS-2024b chromosome 1, iyHalRubi1_principal, whole genome shotgun sequence, the sequence catatggtgattggtctactcctatacctcgtctgtggtactaTCATTTATTTTTGCGCACTGAATTTTGTGTTTTGTTTATTTCAGTATTTAATTATTGCATGTTTGTTTATAATATTTGTTTCTCAATATCATTACGTAGCTGTTTTATGAAGTAATTCTATCAATCAcggaatatattttttattaataataatgtagattttctatatatttcattttttattatacaattgGCTAATGTCATTATTTTTCACTTAATGACATATTAATTACGTGAGTAGTatgtattattaaattaatttatgattGCAAATAAATATATCTCaccgataaaataaaattttggtaatggatgtaattattttcgtaacttatatatgttttatattttatatactttattttttatttacaattaatTTAATAGTAAGCGATTATCCGTACTTTATTAAAAGTGTGCAGTATATAATtagattttttataataattgaattaatttctatatttcttttgtttttaagAACGGGAAGAGTATGAGAACGGCCGTCTACTAGTCTACGAGTAACTCAGTTTTAATCAATTGTGAGGAATTTAAATGTTAAATTTCTACTTCATTTATCTAGTTGTAGAATCCTTGTAATCGTGTAAGTATATATAGCAAGGTAGAAATAAAGGTAgaaataaaagtataaaaaatttattattgcatgagaaaattattatttctttatttaatattaaatgtattaCGCAGTGCAAAATTCGTAAAAAATCTATTTCATTCTATcctaaaatttataataaattttttaaaattcttaacaTATTAACtacatttattatttagaaataataATTAAGTCATACTAGTGTTACACAACATTGTCGCAGTTACGTAATTTATTCCTATACATATTCTACGTGCATTTTGAAAGTTATTGCGGTTTGGAAATGCAGTTGTGTAATGCAGTTATCGCAGCTATGCAGTTTCTGTTGCGCAAATGCAGGGCTACCATTTGGTTAAGAAGTTCCTAGGAATGCGGCGTCTGCTAGAGCACTGACAGTGCGTTGTTATCAGAAAGTGTCGTTTAATCGGGATCTAATCAGTTATAATAACTGAAGTATTATATCTGTAATGTGATACTCATAAGTAAACCATAAATAATGTATATTGTCGGTGTCTCGCTGTCGGTAGCTTATTCTAACTATAGTGTTAACCCTACTACGATTAGTCATACCATGGAAGATGTCTAACCTATGTACGATGTTTCTAACGTAAAGTATCAGTGTCATTGTCATCTAAAACCTGAAAAACCATCTGATTAAATGATGAGAGATGCGTACCAGGGGCCTGCTATTGTTCCTTATCTGCATAGCAGGGAGCAGTATTATCTTCATTGCTTTCAGCAGCCAACGACCCTCCATTCAGACTCTGGTTACAGAGACTCACAAGCAACTACGCAACTTCCAAGTAAGTAATCAATGCTCCAATAATACCAAATTATTCTAGTGACTTTTATAACAATGTCTATGTTCTATTTTTTCAGGAAAATCTGAAAGATGTTGAGGAGAAACGCTTGGTAACAGACTCCAAGTATCTTGCGATGCTTGGTTTAGATGGACAAACGAGCACAACACCGTATAGTCTTAAATCACAAAATGTGACTGTTATCTCTCTCATAAGACCAGGAAACGAGCAGCACATTTACGGCTTTGTTAGAAATGTCAGTCACTTTTTGCCAAATAATAGTATTGTCATTTATAGCGTTGGATTAAATGATGATTCTTTGCAAAACATTAGAGCAACTTGTAACTCCACGAAGTGTAACGTGACTCAATTCGACACAAGCCTGTTTCCTACACATGTCGAAGATGATAGACTGCATGTTTATAGACCTTTAGTTATTCAGGTAACAAATGTGACTTGTTGAGGTGTCTACGAGCACAACTGTAATTAACACGATCGataaaaaatagtgaaatacTCTCTTTATGTATCACAGACAGCTTTAAACACATTAGGAAACATATTGTACATGGATTCGAATGTGCGTTTGAATTCATcagatatttcaaagtaccttTCACCGAAATCTGGGATTTTAACTTGGCCTACGAGGCACGCCATTAGCTCCTTGACGCATCCAAAGATGTATGAATATTTTCACGTTTCTGCAGAAAGttttttctttctccctttAATAAGAGCATCACACTTAGTTATTAGGAATGTTAAAGAAATTAGAGAGAAAGTAATGTTGCCATGGGTTCAGTGCGCCCTAACAAGAGATTGCATTTGTCCCATTGGTATGTATATTGGAAATGAATTCATTCAGTTCAGAGAACATAAAATAGACAAATTGATGTAAAAACAATTTATGTATGCTATTATAGGAGCTCAATCGGCAGGCTGTCGATTTAATAAAAAACCACAATACCGGTACTCTGGTTGCCACGCATATGACACTTCTGCACTGAATATCGTGCTCGGAATGCACTTTAATTTCGACGACACGTATTACGTCCATCAGGAGCGGGAAACATATTTCAATAAGGTTCAACCCGATGAAATCACAGAGGAGTATTTGATGACCGCCAGACAGAACAATGCAACTGAATCGAACTTAAAAAACTTCATATCAACTGAACGCTAATTCCTGTACGATCTCAATTCATTTTGGGTCGAGAATTAAGTGATACGTCGAACAAGCACAAGTTAATATAAGGTTATATAAtaagttaaaagaaaaaaacaaataaagacTTAAGCTTAAATAAACTATCAGTATTTACTACCTGTAggaaataaaaacatttttctctcATACGGTGTTTCATAGATTAGAACGTACATCATTATTACAAGCTTCATTTACTGTGCTCTAACTAGTTGGACATTGCTCATTCATTAAATATAGTACTGTTTTGAAACGTTCGAATTGCAAATCATTTTCTAGCTCGGTactattatattttaatatttcatttttaatttatacgATGTTTTTCAAtacagggcccgctctaggggggggacaacccgggcatttgcccggggcgccaaaatttaggggcgccattctggctttggctgtaagtgtgagaaaaatattgatgttttaaatattcaattaatagaaaatttcagactacccttgccagacaattttgctaaaaaaaaaaaggtcattttgttcagcgcggtgcttagtgcttaaaaaggggcggcaatttgtttttttgcccggggcgtcgtaaccgctagagcgggccctgttCAATATTCCTGCCATCCATTCTGATTATAAAAAATTGGTAACATtcgttttattaatattattgttgGTATATTCTTTTGTATGTCTTCTAAGTTCTTACTAAGAATTATAATTTTGAGTGCTGTCGagatttaaaaagaattatccCAACGAAGAGTCTACCTTgtggaaattttttaaataattataagcGGTGCTATAATTTTTTATAGGCTACATGGGTGacctaaaaaaagagagagttCGAACTGAgtacatttttataatgttcGAACGCTACAAACGCAAAACCAGCCGCGTTCGAAATATCGAACATCGTCGAGCGTGATCTATTTTCGTTGCGAAAATTGTCCATGGCGAATCAACTAAACCACTGTCGAATCTTGGTTGTGTAGCGTGACCAGAAGTCGCTTAACGGAGGGTGTTCCTTCCGGCTGAAGGCGACACCCTCGAAAATATCAAAATCTGCCCGCGGATCGTGCGGCGAAACAGCTCCGTAGTAACATTGAGCGAGTAACTCACTAAATCGCAAAGCGAAACCAATTAAACGTCGCCGTTTAAGAGGGGATTCGTCATTGTTTGTGAGCGAAAAGTGCAACATCGCGTGGATGATGGACGAATGCGCATCCACGAGTTCTATCCGAACTCTTCGGAGCTAACTGGAGAACGCGATCCGCAAGCCAACGATATGTGACGTGCCCCTAGAAAAATTCGACACACTTTTGTCTGATTATCAATCCACATCGTATATTACTGGCTCAAGGTTAACAGCACTTGACACGATGGTTGACAGCGACGCTGACAGATGGTACGATTGGAAACGGGATAACTTTAATCAAATGCTGAACGGAGGGGACGTTAATGCCTCGAGTGACGTGCGTCTAGCTACATCCGAACGTTCGAATACGTTGACTTTCAACGACAGTCAAAAAGACATCAACAACGGTCTGATCCCTTCGAGCTCTCGATCCGGTGCGGAAGTTCGATTCATTAATCCAGCGATTTACGCCGAGACCTTGAACAACGAAGACGAGGAACGCGAGATTGAGATTCGCGTGAAGGTCAGCTCCAAAGATTATGGGGCCACGACGGAAGGTAATTGCGGCGATTCTTCGGAAATGAGCGACATAATGTCCACGTTGTCTATCAAGAATGATTTAGCGACCTCGTTCGAAGACCACGTCGGCGACCAAATTTCAGCCCAGGACACGTACCGTTGTTACTCGTTAAATTCGCCGGTTGCCTCTCTGGAGAACGGCCCGTTGCGATCAAAGTCTGTCGTCTCGTGCAGACCCTCCAACAGGGTTGAAAGAAGGTGCAGGATTGTTGGCAGAGCGGACGGGAATGATGAACTTTGCTCCGCTAGATTTCTCGACCCGGAAGTGCAGAGGTACTCAGTGAATttttgagtatttttaaattaatccgATCACCTGATCATTTATGTGGATCGTATAAAGCTCGAATCAGTTTCGCGCACTGTACGtcactatagtggcttctgtggaaagcatcagtttgaacagtaacgccactatagcggcttttgTGTCATCCGCGGCCAGGCgtccgtccctgggagacagagctGCGGACGAGCGCGCTGTGCTTAAGAGATTAACTGGATTGATCTTTTATCATTTAATATCAGCCTCTTTGGCGGCTTTTAAGAGAGTATAGCAGTTTTGGGTAGCTAAGTAGATAGTTGGCTAAGTTAGATACTTTTAGCCACACTTCTAGCTTAACTAGCTAGCTAGGCAGCTAAAACCAGCGGTTTCTTCTCATTGTTAGTAGAATTGCTtcaatgattaaaaaa encodes:
- the LOC143353680 gene encoding uncharacterized protein LOC143353680: MRTRGLLLFLICIAGSSIIFIAFSSQRPSIQTLVTETHKQLRNFQENLKDVEEKRLVTDSKYLAMLGLDGQTSTTPYSLKSQNVTVISLIRPGNEQHIYGFVRNVSHFLPNNSIVIYSVGLNDDSLQNIRATCNSTKCNVTQFDTSLFPTHVEDDRLHVYRPLVIQTALNTLGNILYMDSNVRLNSSDISKYLSPKSGILTWPTRHAISSLTHPKMYEYFHVSAESFFFLPLIRASHLVIRNVKEIREKVMLPWVQCALTRDCICPIGAQSAGCRFNKKPQYRYSGCHAYDTSALNIVLGMHFNFDDTYYVHQERETYFNKVQPDEITEEYLMTARQNNATESNLKNFISTER